The following proteins are encoded in a genomic region of Saccharopolyspora antimicrobica:
- a CDS encoding Crp/Fnr family transcriptional regulator, whose product MDTKADEIDANSGYALHRNTFTTRAGEEICAELRELGLRRSFSRNEFLFTTGTPSDHVLLLERGLAKVILPGNGRDLVAGIYGPGELIGEQGVLFAEQRSASVEALMPVEATRISGRVFQDFLTRNPRILRVLYSVLAERLRKADHRQVSLASQDVQTRVARQLLAWVEALGQATDEGIAITGLSRKDLSQCIGAGETTVDSVLKDLTARGLVLTHWRKYVLPSPQRLRELIARPQRATT is encoded by the coding sequence GTGGACACCAAGGCAGATGAGATCGACGCCAACTCGGGGTACGCGCTCCACCGGAATACGTTCACCACCCGAGCAGGCGAAGAGATCTGCGCAGAACTGCGCGAGTTGGGGTTGCGACGGAGTTTCAGCCGCAACGAGTTCCTCTTCACGACGGGAACCCCCAGCGATCACGTGCTGTTGCTCGAGCGCGGCCTGGCAAAAGTAATCCTCCCCGGAAACGGGAGAGATCTGGTCGCAGGCATCTACGGCCCTGGCGAGCTCATCGGCGAGCAAGGAGTCCTCTTCGCCGAACAACGCAGCGCTTCGGTGGAAGCGCTCATGCCGGTCGAAGCGACCCGGATTTCGGGTCGAGTGTTCCAGGACTTCCTGACGCGCAACCCGAGAATCCTGCGCGTGCTGTACTCCGTCCTCGCCGAACGCCTTCGCAAGGCTGATCACCGACAGGTGAGCCTCGCTTCCCAGGACGTCCAGACCCGGGTCGCCCGGCAACTGCTGGCGTGGGTCGAAGCGCTCGGTCAGGCCACGGATGAAGGCATCGCAATCACCGGGCTGAGCCGGAAAGACCTCTCCCAGTGCATCGGAGCGGGCGAAACCACGGTCGACTCCGTGCTGAAAGATCTCACCGCGCGCGGACTCGTGCTCACCCACTGGCGCAAGTACGTGCTGCCATCTCCTCAGCGCCTCCGCGAGCTCATCGCGAGACCTCAACGTGCGACTACCTGA
- a CDS encoding cryptochrome/photolyase family protein: MRTAICLFTRDLRVHDNPVLQHAAQADRVVPLFVLDEAVLRRSAPNRTAFLLDCLRDLRGSLRELGAGLVLRAGAPATEVARLVDEVGATEVHVAADVSAYAQVRENSLRQALNDCALLVHDAVVTAQPPGHLAPSGKDHFAVFTPYFRRWSATPLRPIAATPEALRMPRMRTGKLPTREELCPGELSPDLPPGGETAGRDLVQRWYAEGVADYGDLDGGTTSRLSPYLHFGCVSPIELIDQAGDSEPERAFVRQLAWRDFHHQVLAARPAAGHRDYRPRGDRWREDPEAFQAWCEGRTGIPIVDAGMRQLATEGWMHNRTRMIAASFLAKTLHLDWRLGAQHFLNLLVDGDIANNNMNWQWMAGTGTDTRPNRVLNPTRQAQRYDPEGTYIRRHLPELADLPTRALHNPNHMDPEQREARGYPPPIVDVAEANAHFRTARDQRSSSATR; this comes from the coding sequence TTGCGCACGGCGATCTGCCTGTTCACCCGCGACCTGCGGGTTCACGACAACCCTGTCCTCCAGCACGCCGCACAGGCCGATCGAGTGGTTCCGCTGTTCGTGCTCGACGAAGCCGTGCTCCGCCGTTCCGCCCCCAACCGCACCGCCTTCCTGCTGGACTGCCTCCGCGACCTCCGCGGTTCGCTCCGCGAACTCGGCGCCGGGCTGGTCCTCCGAGCAGGTGCTCCCGCGACCGAGGTAGCACGTCTGGTCGACGAGGTAGGCGCGACCGAGGTCCACGTGGCCGCCGACGTCAGCGCATATGCGCAGGTCCGCGAGAACAGCCTGCGCCAGGCCCTGAACGATTGCGCCCTGCTCGTCCACGACGCCGTGGTGACGGCGCAGCCACCAGGCCACCTCGCCCCGAGCGGCAAGGACCACTTCGCCGTGTTCACTCCGTATTTCCGCCGCTGGTCAGCAACGCCCCTCCGACCCATCGCGGCCACGCCGGAGGCACTGCGGATGCCGCGGATGCGCACCGGGAAGCTGCCCACCCGCGAGGAGCTCTGCCCAGGTGAGTTGTCCCCGGACCTGCCACCCGGAGGCGAAACCGCAGGCCGCGATCTCGTGCAGCGGTGGTATGCCGAAGGGGTCGCGGACTACGGCGACCTGGACGGCGGGACGACATCGCGGCTATCGCCATACCTGCACTTCGGCTGCGTGTCCCCGATCGAACTCATCGACCAGGCCGGGGACAGCGAACCGGAACGCGCGTTCGTCCGCCAACTCGCCTGGCGCGACTTCCACCACCAGGTGCTGGCAGCCCGCCCCGCCGCCGGCCACCGCGACTACCGCCCACGAGGAGACCGGTGGCGCGAAGACCCGGAGGCGTTCCAGGCCTGGTGCGAAGGCCGCACCGGCATCCCGATCGTCGACGCGGGAATGCGCCAACTCGCGACAGAAGGCTGGATGCACAACAGAACCCGCATGATCGCGGCGAGCTTCCTGGCGAAGACCCTCCACCTCGACTGGCGCCTCGGCGCCCAGCACTTCCTGAACCTCCTGGTCGACGGAGACATCGCGAACAACAACATGAACTGGCAGTGGATGGCGGGCACCGGAACCGACACCCGCCCGAACAGAGTCCTCAACCCGACCCGCCAAGCCCAGCGCTACGACCCCGAGGGCACCTACATCCGCCGCCACCTCCCAGAACTGGCCGACCTCCCGACACGAGCACTCCACAACCCGAACCACATGGACCCCGAACAGCGAGAAGCCCGCGGCTACCCACCCCCGATAGTCGACGTGGCCGAAGCGAACGCCCACTTCCGAACCGCCCGCGACCAGCGATCGTCCTCCGCGACCCGTTGA
- a CDS encoding MBL fold metallo-hydrolase yields MEAADVQDGQANSSGTPAATPLPVARQWFTATRIDQAITLITEPHVHPFLRSNTWHVRGRGRDLLIDTGLGVQSLRASLPGLVSTDREPVVVLTHAHPDHMGSAHEFTEVWAHEAEPAAAAGRGSLMTGNLATRIGMSEALVAALPPVLIDAIPEPGYQVENYELRPARVTRTLAEADEIDLGDRVLRVLHLPGHSPGSIALLDEENGTLFSGDVIYDELLLDDLHGSDPTAYRATMNRLRTLELKVVHAGHEPSFSRTRLHELANTYLNTR; encoded by the coding sequence GTGGAAGCTGCCGATGTCCAGGATGGCCAGGCGAACAGCAGCGGCACGCCCGCGGCAACGCCGCTGCCGGTGGCACGGCAGTGGTTCACCGCGACCCGGATCGATCAGGCGATCACCCTGATCACCGAACCGCACGTGCACCCGTTCCTGCGCTCCAACACCTGGCACGTGCGCGGCCGGGGCCGCGACCTGCTGATCGACACGGGCCTCGGCGTCCAGTCACTGCGCGCCTCCCTGCCCGGTCTGGTGAGCACCGATCGCGAACCGGTCGTGGTGCTCACCCACGCCCACCCCGACCACATGGGCTCGGCCCACGAGTTCACCGAGGTCTGGGCCCACGAAGCCGAACCAGCCGCAGCCGCGGGCCGCGGCTCCCTGATGACCGGGAACCTGGCCACCCGGATCGGCATGAGCGAAGCCCTGGTGGCCGCCCTGCCACCCGTCCTCATCGATGCGATTCCCGAACCCGGCTACCAGGTCGAGAACTACGAACTCCGCCCGGCACGGGTGACAAGGACCCTCGCCGAAGCCGACGAGATCGACCTCGGCGACCGAGTCCTCCGCGTGCTCCACCTGCCCGGCCACAGCCCGGGCAGCATCGCCCTCCTCGACGAGGAGAACGGCACCCTGTTCTCCGGAGACGTCATCTACGACGAACTCCTCCTGGACGACCTCCACGGCAGCGACCCCACCGCCTACCGGGCCACGATGAACCGCCTCCGCACCCTGGAATTGAAGGTGGTGCACGCAGGCCACGAACCCAGCTTCAGCAGAACAAGACTCCACGAGCTGGCGAACACCTACCTCAACACGCGATAG
- a CDS encoding peroxiredoxin has product MTVEVGAQAPDFTLPDYNKESVSLADFRGKKNVLLVFYPFAFSGICQGELCQVRDDLSDFQNDDVQVLGVSVDSPFALKAWADKEGYTFPLLSDFWPHGEVAKAYGVFNEAAGMANRGTFLIDTEGVVRFAEANQPGEARDQEVWKKALAELKA; this is encoded by the coding sequence ATGACGGTCGAGGTCGGTGCGCAGGCGCCGGACTTCACGCTGCCGGACTACAACAAGGAGTCGGTCTCGCTGGCCGATTTCCGCGGCAAGAAGAACGTCCTGCTGGTCTTCTACCCCTTCGCGTTCAGCGGGATCTGCCAGGGCGAGCTCTGCCAGGTCCGGGATGACCTCAGCGATTTCCAGAACGACGACGTCCAGGTGCTCGGCGTCTCGGTCGACTCCCCGTTCGCGCTGAAGGCGTGGGCGGACAAGGAGGGCTACACCTTCCCGCTGCTGTCGGACTTCTGGCCGCACGGTGAGGTCGCCAAGGCCTACGGTGTGTTCAACGAGGCGGCCGGCATGGCCAACCGCGGCACGTTCCTGATCGACACCGAGGGCGTCGTCCGCTTCGCGGAGGCGAACCAGCCGGGCGAGGCCCGCGACCAGGAGGTCTGGAAGAAGGCCCTGGCCGAGCTCAAGGCCTGA
- a CDS encoding ImmA/IrrE family metallo-endopeptidase — translation MTRPEPHELAAAAVSFRARKKLAAVKRNAAISSAVLAIEFNQWLERHFDLPQSAVPTLAGMSPEAAAGVVRAQWGVDLRPVRNVVHLLESRGVRVFALDIDHVEVDAFSFWHGRRPFVFLNTLTSGERGRFDAAHELGHLVLHSGCHELSSQHAEDEANQFASAFLMPRTSVLSRMPFGALTSDIIEGKTIWNVSAMALAHRLHDLGMLTDDQYRSACVALARSGYRSTEPDGVGREASQLLTKVLRSLRAQRITLADVSAELCISLEDLGSLLLGLTITGVAASGIERGHRTGSAAGRPRLSPVTPS, via the coding sequence TTGACCAGACCTGAGCCGCACGAGCTCGCCGCGGCGGCGGTCTCCTTCCGCGCGCGGAAGAAGCTCGCCGCGGTCAAGCGGAACGCTGCGATCAGCTCCGCCGTGCTGGCGATCGAGTTCAACCAGTGGTTGGAACGGCATTTCGATCTCCCCCAATCAGCAGTGCCGACGCTGGCCGGGATGTCCCCGGAGGCCGCAGCGGGTGTCGTACGTGCTCAGTGGGGCGTAGACCTACGACCCGTGCGTAACGTCGTGCACCTGCTTGAGTCGCGGGGGGTGAGGGTGTTCGCCTTGGACATCGACCACGTCGAGGTCGACGCGTTCTCCTTCTGGCACGGTCGTCGTCCGTTCGTCTTCCTCAACACGCTCACCTCTGGCGAACGAGGACGGTTCGACGCTGCGCACGAACTTGGACACCTAGTGCTCCACTCGGGCTGCCACGAGCTCTCGTCCCAGCATGCCGAAGATGAGGCGAACCAGTTCGCCAGCGCCTTCCTCATGCCGCGCACCAGTGTTCTCTCCCGAATGCCTTTCGGAGCGTTGACGAGCGATATCATCGAAGGCAAGACGATCTGGAACGTCTCGGCGATGGCACTCGCGCATCGGCTCCATGACCTGGGCATGCTGACGGATGATCAATACCGGTCGGCGTGTGTTGCGCTCGCGCGCTCGGGCTACCGCAGCACGGAGCCGGATGGCGTGGGGCGCGAAGCCTCCCAGTTGTTGACCAAGGTTCTACGCTCGCTCCGCGCTCAGCGCATCACCCTCGCCGATGTGTCGGCCGAGCTCTGCATCTCACTGGAAGATCTTGGAAGTTTGCTGCTGGGGTTGACGATCACAGGCGTAGCGGCTTCTGGGATCGAACGGGGGCACCGCACTGGGAGTGCCGCTGGGCGGCCACGACTTTCGCCGGTAACCCCGAGCTGA
- a CDS encoding DUF3052 domain-containing protein: MVAAGDAGKGEADVAERLDIEPEMVVQEIGWDEDVDDDVRAAIEERCGSDLLDEDADEVVDVVLLWWREDDGDLTDTLLDVMTPLSDEGVIWVLTPKTGRDGSVDPADITEAASTANLAQTANVTVSDGWKGTRLALRSAKAKR, translated from the coding sequence GTGGTCGCCGCGGGAGACGCCGGTAAAGGCGAAGCCGACGTCGCCGAGAGGCTCGATATCGAGCCCGAGATGGTTGTCCAGGAAATCGGCTGGGACGAGGATGTCGATGATGATGTCCGGGCCGCGATCGAGGAGCGTTGCGGGAGCGATCTGCTCGACGAAGATGCCGACGAAGTGGTCGATGTCGTGCTGCTGTGGTGGCGCGAAGACGACGGCGACCTGACGGACACTCTTCTCGACGTCATGACACCGCTGTCCGACGAAGGGGTCATCTGGGTGCTGACCCCGAAGACCGGCCGGGATGGGTCCGTCGACCCGGCCGACATCACGGAAGCGGCATCGACGGCGAATCTGGCCCAGACGGCCAACGTCACCGTCAGCGATGGGTGGAAGGGCACCCGGCTGGCCCTGCGCTCGGCGAAGGCCAAGCGCTGA